The genomic interval AGGCGTCCAGCAACAAGACGACGGCCACCCAGGAGCCCATCAGCATCCCTGAAATCTGGAACGCGACGTTCATCGGCTCCAACGCGGACCCGGGCGGCAACCCGTCGCAGGAGGGCCTGGTGTTCAACACCGGCGCCGGCGGCAAGCTGCGCAACGTCATCGTCGCCTACTTCAAGGACCAGGCGGTGGATGTGGACGGCGTGGCGTCCGCGGCGCTCTTCAACGAGACAGGGGATTCGCGCCTGTCCATCCGCAACACCTTCTTCTGGGACAACGCCAACACCACCATCCCCTTCGCGCCCAACCCCCGCGTGGAGAACGGCGTCACGGTGGACCCCGACGTCAGCAAGTTCAACGAGGCGGAGAAGATTCTCGTCGCGGCCAACGGCGTGAAGGCGCTGGACCCGCAGCTCAACGACGCGCTGAACCTGCTCGCCCCCAACTTCGCGCCGAAGGCGGGCTCGCCCGCGCTGAACCCCGACAACGCGGCCACGCCGCCCGCGGGCTTCGACACCACCGCCCGCTTCGTGGGCGCGGTGGGCACCACCAACTGGCTGGCGGGCTGGACGTCCTTCCCGCAGAACTGACGCAGCCGACTCACCCTTGAGAAAACCGGCGTGTTCCGTGGCTGCCCTCGGAACACGCCGGCACCGCGGCCCGGTCGCGGGGCACTTCCGGAGGGGGGCTCCGGGAAGGTCTCGCGCCCGGGCCTCGGCTTGTCCAGGGGCCCGCGCGCATCACGCGGTGGGCAACACGCCGTTGCCCTCGTGCGCGACGGACAGCGACTCCGGCGACACCCCTTCCGCGAACAACGACGCCCCCGGCGCCGGACGCGCCTTCGGCGGACGACCCCGGCGGCGCGGCGCGTTCTCCTCGTTGCCGTTCGCCGCGGCCACCGGCTCCGCGGAGACGAGGCTGTCCACCCTCACGCCCTTGCGCGCCGCGCGCGGCAGGTGGATGGACTCCAGCTTCGCGTTGAGCTCCGGGTTCTCCTCGGCGAAGACCCGCGCGTACGCCAGCGCGCGCTGCCCCTTCTGGAGCAAGGCGTCCTGGCTCTCCTGCAACCCCTGACGCGCGACCTCCAGCGCCGCCTGGGCGCGGGCCACCGCCTCCGCGCTCGCCTTCACCTGCGCCGCAGCGTCCTCCAGCACCTGGCCGCTCATGTCCGGGAAGCGCACCTCCGCCAGCTCCGTGGTGAACAGCTCCAGCAGCGCACGCAGCGCGGGGGAAATGGGGTCGTTCTCGTTCGAGTCGAACATGGCGGGCCTCCTCTGGCTCCTCACGATGGGGCCGCCATCTGCTCACGTGTTCAGTGTCAGATCAAGAGGGTATGCTGCCGGGCCGGAAAGTCGGCCCCGCGCGCGTTTTCTCCCACACGGTGCCGGCTGACGCTTCGTTCAGTGTCAGCATCCGCCGCTCAGTCCACGCGGACGAGGGATGCTTCGCGCAGCCCTTCGTTCGCGCCGACGTCCACCACCAGATAGTGGCGGCCCACGCCATCGAAGGTCTCCGGAATCGCGCCACCTCCGCCGGAGATGAACGCGGGGATGCCCGCGTTGGTGAAGGAGTAGTACGAGTGGATGTGGCCGTAGAGCGTGAGGTCCACGCCCTCGCGCGCGAGCTTGCCCACCAGTCCCGCGGACTCGCCGCGGTTCGCGAAGCCTCCGCCTCGCAGGCCCACCGGGTCCTGCGGCGGCACGTGCATGGCCACCACGTGGGTGCCCCTTCGCGAGGACGCAAGCCACCCGTCGAGCTGCTCCTCCACGATGGGGTCCAACGTGCCGTTGCTCGAGTCCACCACCGTGAAGCGCACTCCGCGGAACACGAAGCTCTGGCTGCCTCGTCCCACGAGCGAGGAGTACTCCTCCGCGTCCTTCGTGAAGGTCTCGTGGTTGCCCAGCGTGGCGTACAGCGGAATACGCGAGCCCGCCTCCAACCGGTCCTGGAACTCGAGCAGCTCCTCGCGGGTGCCTCGCTCCGTGAGGTCTCCCGAGAAGAGGATGAAGCGCAGCGTGTCGTCCTTCCTCAGGCGCTCGTAGATGTCGCCCACTCGGGGCAGCGCCTCCTGCACGTCCGCGAGCGCGGCGAAGCGGAACGGCTCGGAGGACTCCCAATCCGGCGGCGCCACTCGCAACGTCGCCGTGCCTCCCGCGCGCAGCTCCACGCGCCAGGACTTCACCGTGGGCAGCGGCTGCGACACGGGCTCCACCGGAAGCTCGTCGCCGGAGTCGGACTCCACCACGAGCCGTGCATCCGGCATCGCGTTGCGCACGGTGACGAACCATTGCCCCGTCGCCGACGCGCTCAGCGTGGCCTTCGCGGTGAAGACAGGGGCATTGCCCCAGAGCGTCACCTCGCCCGCGCCCAGGCTCCGCACCGCCGCGAGCCCGTCCTCCACCTGGAGCGACATGCCGCCGCCCTCGGCCTGGCCCACCTTCGAGTCGCGCACCGCGCGGTTCTCCGCCGGCCGCAGGCATCCGGTCAGCAACAACGCCAACAGCACTCCTTGCCTGCCCACGCGAATCACGACTCGCCTCCCAGCGCGTAGATGAGCGACAGCCGCCCGACGAGCGCACCACCCGCGGCCACCTCGGCGGCCACGCCCCAGGACTCCGTCAGGAGCGCTCGCCCCCGGAGACCGAAGTTGCCCACCACGCCACCGCCGAACGTTCGCAGTCCTCCCGCGAAGCCGTCCTTGCGGTGGTCGTAGAAAATCATCGCCTCGCCCTTGAACGGTCCACCGCGCCCCAGCCACACGCCGTAGCCGAAGCCGTACAGGAGCTGCTCGTGCAGGTTCCCGTCACTCACCGGCCCCGGATAGCTGTAGCCCTGGAGCGACATGCCGATGCTCGCCTCCGCGAAGGAGCCCGCCAGCGACGGACTCACGCGGGACATGGCGAAGCGGCCTCGCAGGCCCAGGTCTCCACCGAAGACGGTGAAGCCCTCCGTGGGGTAGCGGTGGTAGAGGGCGTACAGCTCCGCGTCGAGCGACGAGCCATCCGTGCCACCTCGGCGCTGCTCCGGTGCGCCGAGCAGACGCCATGCGCCGCCCAACCGCACCTGCGCGTTGCCATCATCCGGGGCCAGCCTCGCGGTGGCCTCCAGCTTCACCGAGTCCAGTCGAGCCACCGCGCCCAGCGCCACGAAGTGGTCGTAGTCGAACGAGGTGTCGCTCACGTACTGGTAGCCCATCTCCAGCTCGAGCGGAGGCAACGAGGCCGAGGGGATTCCCGGGTCGAACGTGGGCGACACCACCGAGTACAGGTTGGCGAGCGCGGAGATACCGAACACGCTGAAGCCCGCCAGCGTCACCGCGTAGAGCGGAGCAATCGTGCGCCGCGAAGCGCCCGTGAGCGCGATGGGAACACCGCCCAACGCGATGAGCCCCAGGCCCGTTCCCTCCATCGCGAACAAACGCCTGGCGGTCTGTCCATCTCCCGCAATCGCTGGCGCGAGCCCATGAAAGAGCAAGCCCGGAACGACCGCGACCGCCGCGGGCAGCACCTGGAACGAGCGCGACGTGGCCGACGGTGAGGACTCGGGCAGGAGCGTGAGCGTGCCGTCGGAGACACCCGTCCGCGTCAGCGCGAACGAGCCCTTGTCCTGAAACGTCGAGGATGAGCTCGGCGCCGTGGAAGCGGAGAGGGACTCCGTCATCGGGGCGTCTGTCTTCGCGGCTCCGCCCTGTGTATCTGGTGGCGTTGCGGTCACCACCGAGGACTCTGTCTTCGCGGCCCCGCCCTGCGCGTCCGGTGGTGTCGCCGCCACCTCCGCGGCCTTCGGTGCTCCAGCATCGGACAGCGTCGTCGCCGACACGGCCTGCGCACCCGCCATGGCGGCACCGGACGACGCGGCCGGGTCCCCACGCACGGGGACCTCCACTCCCATGGGGCCCGGCAGGTCGCGGGGGATATCGCTTCCACCCAGCTGAGGGCTGCGGATCAGCAGCTCCAGGGCGGACAGCCGCGCGCCCCCATCCTGGGCCAGGGCCTGGGCGGGAAACGCGAGGCTCATCCACAGCACCACCCCGGCGAAGGGCCACGAGCGCCTGGACTGCTCGGACTCCATCGGTCTCCCTCTTTCTCTGGGGAAAGCTCGACCGCCCTCACCCCGCGGCCCGTGGCCGCGTCCGCCTAGATAACCGCCCTTTCTCCACATGCACCGCGGCCGACCGTGAAGAAATGTGAAGGAGCCCGGCAGCACCACCACCGTCCCGCACAACCCGCTGGAATCACGAGCCACCCGGAAACCAATGCCCCGGACCCCGGATTATCCACCGCGCTTGACGAATCATTCTGAGACCCGCGCCGCCTCAGAGCGAGAGCTGCCCCAGCGGGAGGGGTTCGGATTCGACCTCACCCGAAACTTCGCATGCGACGCGAGCCGTCTCCGGGACTTTCGGCAGAAGAGGAGTATGCTCCTTTTTTCCCAACATCCTGACCTGGCCTTTTGATCGTGGCGGAACCCACCCCCCAGACATTCGGCAAATACGTTCTTCTCTCGAAAATCGCCGCGGGTGGCATGGCGGTGACCTACCGCGCGCGGATGACGGGAGCGGCGGGCGTCACGAAGCCTTGCGTCATCAAGCAGATCCTCCCCCACTTCGTGGACGATGAGGACTTCGTCGAGATGTTCATCGGCGAGGCGCGGCTGGTGGCCAGCATGAGCCACAGCAACATCGCCCAGATTTTCGACTTCGGAGAGGTGGACGGTCAGTACTTCATCGCGATGGAGCTGGTGCAGGGCCAGCCCCTCTCCAAGGTGCTTCGCCGCGCGCAGCGGGCGGGCATGGGCTTCTTCCCGGAGAGCCTGGCGCTGCACGTGGCCAGCAAGCTGTGTGACGGCCTGGACTACGCGCACCGCCACGTGGGCGAAGACGGCGTCGAGATGGGCCTGGTCCACCGAGATGTCTCGCCCGACAACGTCCTCATCTCCTACGAGGGCGAGGTCAAGGTCATCGACTTCGGCATCGCCAAGGCCACCAGCGCCGTGGAGGCCAAGACGTCTCCAGGCACGCTCAAGGGCAAGTACCCCTACTTCGCTCCGGAGCAGGCGCAGGGGCGCCAGGACCTGGATGCCCGCACGGACGTGTACGCCGCGGGCGTCGTCCTCTACGAGATGGTCTGCGGCAAGCGCCCCTACGAGGGCGAGTTCGTCACCGTCCTGCCTCGCATCCTCCAGGGCGACTGTCTTCCGCCGTCGGCGGTGAACCCGTCGGTGACGCCGGACCTGGAGTCGGTCATCGCCCATGCGATGGCCGTGGACCGCGACGCGCGCTTCCAGACCGCCAAGGAGCTGAGCGCGTCACTCGTGGAGCTGCTCTACCGCGACAACCCGCGCTTCACCCCCGCGGTGCTGTCGCAGCTCATGGCCTACCTCTTCGCCGAGGAGCTCGCGGCGGAGGGCCGCAAGGCGGAGGTCACCCCTGCCTTCATGGAGCAGGTCGCCGCATGGCAATCGGGCGCGGGCTCGGCGGAGTCCTCCCAGTCCCGCGCGCGCCCGCTGCGTCCGTCCAGCCCCGGCCTTCGCTCCAAGCCCGGCAGCGACGGCGGCGCCAAGCCCCCCACCGACGGCACGCGCCGCACCTCTTCCGTGAGCAATCCGTCCCTGCGCCGCGTGACGAACTCGGGGAGCCTGCGCCGCGTGACGAACTCGGGCATGCCTCGCACCGAGGTCTCCAGCGCCGGCCGCAGGGTTCCCACCAGTGAGCGCCCCGGGCCTCCCGTGCCGGAGCTGCCCGAGGAGCCCGACACCGATTCGAACGACCTGGCCCAGACGATGGTGCCCACCGTCGTCCCCGCGGCCTTGGCCACGATGGCCACTCCCCGGGACACGCCCATGGAGAGCCCCGTCGTCACCGCCCAGTCCATGAAGACACAGCCCGTGTCCTCGGGCGTGGGGCACACGTACACGGGCACCGGCCACCGCACGACGGCCGACGAAGCACGCGAGACGCTGGCGAAGGAAGAGGCCGAGCAGCGCGCCCGGCAACAGAAGGCCGTGAAGACGATGAGCCTCTACGTCTTCGGCGCCGCCGCCGTCGCGCTGGTCATCGCGCTGCTCTACCACTTCCTCAAACCCGACACGCCCGACGCGGCCGGGGCCAACACCGCCACGCTGTGGGTCACCTCCACGCCCGCGGGCGCGAAGGTGAAGCTCAACAACCGCGATGTCGCCGGCAAGACGCCCCTCATGGTCGAGGGCATCCTCGTCGGAGAGGCCAACACCCTGGTGCTCACGCTGCCAGGACATCTCGCGTGGACGCGGCGCTTCACGCCCGCCTCCGTGATGTTGGAGCCCATGAAGGCGGAGCTCCAGCCCATGGCCCCGCCCGAGCCCCCAAGCCCTCCCCCCGTCGTCGTCGCGGCCACCACCACGGCAGCGGCCACCACCGCGCCCCCCGTCGAGGCCAAGGTCGAAGAAGCCGCCCCAGCGGAGGACGGAGGCGTCCTGACGCAGGCCAACACAGCGGACACCGCGAGCGCCGCCGAGCCAGGTGAAGACCCCGTCCCCCTGGTGGAACGAAACCCGCAGCTCAGCGCCGCGGAGCTCGAGTTCTACGAGGTGGACTACCCGACACGGCTCCTGGTGGCGCGCCCCATGTACAACGCGGCGCTCATCCCCGAGTACCTCACGGCCACCATCGACCTGAATCCCAACGTCGCGTACTCGGTCTGGACACAGGGCACTGCCTCGCTCGCCGAGGGCCGGGGCACCGCCTCCGGAACGCTGGCCTACTTCATCGAAGGAGATGGCCCCGCCGACGGCAGCTTCGGCCTGCTGAGCGCCTCCGCCCGGACCCTCAAGAACGCGCGCAAGCTGTACGTCTTCGCGGTGGACGAGACAGGGCCCGAGGACAACAGCGGCACCATCCAGGTCGTCATCCGCCAGTCCGCCTATGTTCCTCCGCGCTCGCTCACGTTCGATGCGCAGCAGCACGCGGTGCAACTCAAGCCCGACCAACAGGTGCTGCTGCGCGGCCTCAACCCGCGCGCCACGTACCTGTTCACCGTGCGGGATGACATGGCGGAGCTCCACCCGGGGGACAACGGCCGCGTGCGGCAGGTGCTGTGTGTCGAGCGGGGCACGTCGCCCGCGTCGGTCCGCGCCACGCACCGCATGCTCGAGACGGGCAAGCGATACCAAATCACCGGCGCCGAGGACCTGCGCTGCTTCTTCCCGGACACGAAGAAGGACGACAACCAGGGTGCGCTCGAGATGGACATCGTGGACACCACCTCGCTGTCCCGAAAAGAGCGCGCGGCCGCCCTCCGAGGCTCGCGCCGCTAGCAGCACCGAGCGCCCCCTCACGGACAGCCAGCCAGACGAGCCATCCGTCCCTGCTTGTTCCACGAGCCTCCGCCAGCACCTCTCGCCCGGAAGCCCGCCCCACGGGTGCCTCCGGGTGCCTAACCTTCCGCTGTCGCACCCTTTACGAACCCACCCTCCTGGCAGGGACAGGCGGGAGGGCGAGGCGATGACGGGTTCCCGCCGTAAGGGTCAACGAGGCCACGAAGGTCGGCGGCCGGCTCGACAAGGCGGGAAAGGCACGTGGGCGCGGCGCCGAGCAAGGGCACCGGGCCCACGAGTCTTTCCAGCACCCGTCTCGACTACCCGGCCTCCGGCGTACACGCGCGCATCAACGCCGCGAGCTCCACGTCCCCAGGCTGACCTCCCTGCTCCAGCGCCGCGATGACACCCTCGCGGTCCTCCGGGCCCTTGTTCTGGCTGAGCTTGAACTTGCCCTCCAGCCGCGTCACCCGCAGCTCGAAGGCGACAATACCTCCCAACAGCCGAGCCACCCGCTCCTCCGCCTGCTCCATCCGCCAGGCCGTCGCGTTGTCGGGCTCATAGCTCGCGGTGGACTCCCGGAGGATGCGCAGCGTCTCGTCGCGCGAGGTGACGACCTGGGGCCTCCCGTAGGCGTGGACGGTGGCGTAGTTCCACGTGGGCACCTGCTGCGTCGTCGCGTACCACCGGGGCGACACGTAGGCGTGAGGCCCCTGGAAGATGACCAGGGCGTCGCGCTCCGCGGAGAAGCCGCGCCACTGCGGGTTGGGCAGCGCCATGTGCGCCAGCAGCCGGACGTCCCCCGCCGCGTCTCGCTCCACGAGGAAGGGCAGGTGCGTGGCGAAGGGCGCGCCGTCCTCCCCCACTGTCACCAGCACCGCGAAGGAATGGCGGCTCATCAGCGAGAGGAGCCGCTGTGCGTCGCGCTCCTCGAAGTGGCGAGGGATGTACATGCCCCCTTGCGTCCCTCGAACGGGCCCCACAGTCAATCCAGGCCCCGAAACGACACGAGGCGCGGCGCCTCGAGTGGCACCGCGCCCCGCGTGAATCAACGCCGTGTCCCCGGACTCAGATGTCCAGGTTCTGCACGTCCAGCGCGTTGCGCTCGATGAACTCGCGGCGCGGCTCCACCGCCTCGCCCATCAGAAGCGAGAAGATTTCGTCGCTCTCCACCGCGTCCTCCACCCGCACCTGGAGCAGCGTGCGCGTGAGCGGATTCATCGTCGTGTCCCAGAGCTGCTCCGGGTTCATCTCGCCCAGACCCTTGTAGCGCTGCAGGCCCAGGCCCTTCTGAGCGTCCTTGCGGAGCGCGGCGTGGACCTCCTGCGCGGAGTACGCCGTCACGTACCCGCCATCCACCTTCACCTTGTACGGCGCATCCCCCAGCGCCTTGAAGGCATCGCGCAGCGACATCAGCTCCACGTACTCCGGCGACGACAGGAAGGCGTGGTCGAACACCGTCTGCCGCATGGAGCCGTTGACGTCCGTCTGGAACACCAGCTTCTTCGTCTGGTTCTCGGAGTCCACCGCCACCTCGTGCGACACGCGGCCCAGCACGTCCGGCATGCGCCGCTCGAACTCGTTGAGCGCGCCCTTCACCGCCGCCGCCAGCGCCACCTCGTCGCCCAGCATCTCCGCCGTCAGCCGAGCGCCCTGCACCACCGCGTCCACCACCCGCGCGTCGCGACGCTTCGCCTGCTTCTCCAGCCGCTCCTCGTACGCAATCACCTTCTCCAGGAGCACCTTCAGGTCCGCGCCGCCCACCTCGCCCGAGGGCGTCAGCACGCGGCCGTGCTCGGTGGCGATGCCCAGCAGGTACTCGTCGAGCGCGCGCTGGTCCTTGACGTACTTGTCCTTCTTGTTGCGCGTGACTTTGTAGAGCGGCGGCTGCGCGATGTAGAGGAAGCCCTTCTGCAAGAGCTCCGGCATCTGGCGGAAGAAGAACGTGAGCAGCAGCGTGCGGATGTGGCTGCCGTCCA from Myxococcus stipitatus carries:
- a CDS encoding metallophosphoesterase family protein, encoding MGRQGVLLALLLTGCLRPAENRAVRDSKVGQAEGGGMSLQVEDGLAAVRSLGAGEVTLWGNAPVFTAKATLSASATGQWFVTVRNAMPDARLVVESDSGDELPVEPVSQPLPTVKSWRVELRAGGTATLRVAPPDWESSEPFRFAALADVQEALPRVGDIYERLRKDDTLRFILFSGDLTERGTREELLEFQDRLEAGSRIPLYATLGNHETFTKDAEEYSSLVGRGSQSFVFRGVRFTVVDSSNGTLDPIVEEQLDGWLASSRRGTHVVAMHVPPQDPVGLRGGGFANRGESAGLVGKLAREGVDLTLYGHIHSYYSFTNAGIPAFISGGGGAIPETFDGVGRHYLVVDVGANEGLREASLVRVD
- a CDS encoding serine/threonine-protein kinase, translating into MAEPTPQTFGKYVLLSKIAAGGMAVTYRARMTGAAGVTKPCVIKQILPHFVDDEDFVEMFIGEARLVASMSHSNIAQIFDFGEVDGQYFIAMELVQGQPLSKVLRRAQRAGMGFFPESLALHVASKLCDGLDYAHRHVGEDGVEMGLVHRDVSPDNVLISYEGEVKVIDFGIAKATSAVEAKTSPGTLKGKYPYFAPEQAQGRQDLDARTDVYAAGVVLYEMVCGKRPYEGEFVTVLPRILQGDCLPPSAVNPSVTPDLESVIAHAMAVDRDARFQTAKELSASLVELLYRDNPRFTPAVLSQLMAYLFAEELAAEGRKAEVTPAFMEQVAAWQSGAGSAESSQSRARPLRPSSPGLRSKPGSDGGAKPPTDGTRRTSSVSNPSLRRVTNSGSLRRVTNSGMPRTEVSSAGRRVPTSERPGPPVPELPEEPDTDSNDLAQTMVPTVVPAALATMATPRDTPMESPVVTAQSMKTQPVSSGVGHTYTGTGHRTTADEARETLAKEEAEQRARQQKAVKTMSLYVFGAAAVALVIALLYHFLKPDTPDAAGANTATLWVTSTPAGAKVKLNNRDVAGKTPLMVEGILVGEANTLVLTLPGHLAWTRRFTPASVMLEPMKAELQPMAPPEPPSPPPVVVAATTTAAATTAPPVEAKVEEAAPAEDGGVLTQANTADTASAAEPGEDPVPLVERNPQLSAAELEFYEVDYPTRLLVARPMYNAALIPEYLTATIDLNPNVAYSVWTQGTASLAEGRGTASGTLAYFIEGDGPADGSFGLLSASARTLKNARKLYVFAVDETGPEDNSGTIQVVIRQSAYVPPRSLTFDAQQHAVQLKPDQQVLLRGLNPRATYLFTVRDDMAELHPGDNGRVRQVLCVERGTSPASVRATHRMLETGKRYQITGAEDLRCFFPDTKKDDNQGALEMDIVDTTSLSRKERAAALRGSRR
- a CDS encoding FMN-binding negative transcriptional regulator, which encodes MYIPRHFEERDAQRLLSLMSRHSFAVLVTVGEDGAPFATHLPFLVERDAAGDVRLLAHMALPNPQWRGFSAERDALVIFQGPHAYVSPRWYATTQQVPTWNYATVHAYGRPQVVTSRDETLRILRESTASYEPDNATAWRMEQAEERVARLLGGIVAFELRVTRLEGKFKLSQNKGPEDREGVIAALEQGGQPGDVELAALMRACTPEAG